The Nitrospira sp. region ACACCCGTTCATATTCACGTTGAGACGCGTGTGAATGTCGAACAGGGATTCCCCCTCGACACGGTTCGTCCCATCAAGATCTGCTGCGCCATGGGGAAATTCCCCGGTCCTTGGGTCCCAGAGCGGAATCGAAGTCAGTACGCCGTTGATGTATCGATAGAGGATGTTCGCGCCAATATCAGTTCCACCTGTCCCGGCGCCTTTTACCGCAGCACCAGCAGGTACCCAAACTTTACAGGTCCCTAGCCCTGGGTCAGAGGTGGAGGTATTGGTCCAGCTCGATGGAAGCGCCGGATAGAAGGCGACTCGGTTGCGAGAAGAAAGAACTTTGTTTCCGCTCCAGATGTTGAATCCCTTGATTGAAATCCCTGGGCCGTACATTCCGGCGACCAGGGCATTGGTGATCGTAATGGAGTTGTCATCCGCTGAGGTGCCCTTGGCGATATTATCGTCGGTCGTAATGCCTGCTATACCCGCTCCCTCATTCAAAATAGTCACATGATCGATGACGATGTTTACTCCGTCTGACACTCTCATGGCGGTTCCAAACGCATAGTCAAACCCAATGTAGGTGTCGCGTACTGTGATATGCTGGGGGGTGTGATTTGCATCGGCTACGTTTCTGGAATTTATATATATCCCGTTACCCCCGCCGCACTTGTAACAGATTGACCCCAGGACCTTTGATCCGCTCATAAGAGTATTGCGACCGTAGGTGGCATTCATCTCATTCAGGTACATCGCGTTCGTGGTGCCGTCTGCTATCACATTTTCCTGAGTGCAATCACGGCATGGATACATGGCGACGGCAGCATCTCCTCTGCCTAAGTTTCCCGCATTGGATGAAAATCCACCCAAGATCTTCCCACCTCGAGGGTTGCAGTAGATCCGTCTAGCCGTCACATTCGTGGATTGCCATGTCTCGACACAGTGGCGATGGAACACATACCCTTCGCTATCCTCAATCAACACATTCGATGAATTTTCAATTGCAAACATATGTGTATTGTTATAGCGGTTCGGGTTTCTACCGACGAGATTTTTGAGGGTGATGTGATCGTTGTGGTTCGTATAAAATGGGTATCCCTGTTTGACTCCGCTCACATCGGCTGATCGTGCATAGAGCCCATCCACTATAATGTAGGCGCTATCAACAATGTTGACGGCCTTGCCTGATCCGTCATCATTGATCTTGGCTTGTCGTTGATTTTCGGCGCGAATAATCAGCTCGTTTCCCGCTATGCATGCCACCTTGGTGATCGAGAGCTTTCCCGTGCTTGTGCCGTCTCCGTAGGTGCCGTTGCGTAGGATCAACGTGTCTCCGCAACTTGCGCGGGCGGGGTCGATAGCATAGGCGAAGCTGAGCCAGGGCTTCGCTTCGGTACCGGGATTGGTGTCGGATCCTGTAGGTGAAATGTAATAGGTGGCACTCTGAGCAGGGAGTGCATGTACCCACACGGTCAAGAGGACGGTCAACCACAGGACATCTCGAAGCATGATCATGACATCCTCATCTTAATCAGGGCTACATCCACAAAATCTTTTAAAGATTCGTCGAGGTTGGAGCATAATCTATGCCGCACCGATGTAGCTTCATTGAATCTCAGCAACTTCGCTATTAACCGATAACATCCTTCAGGGAGATAACTAAACAACATCAAATAGCGATATAGTGCTGCTCCTGCTATCCTGCTCCCCTTGAAATTGAGACCACCTCTACGACATGGTCCTGAGTGGACCGAGGAGGTGGAGATGGCATCAGAATCAGTAGATCCGATTGAACGATGGACGGCCAAACGGCGGATGACCTTGGTGGTCAGTATTCTCAAGGGCGAGGCCTCCGTGGCGGAAGCGGCCCGGAAGCACGGGCTGACCGTCGCTGAGGTGGAGGACTGGCGGGAGAAGTTTCTGTTGGGGGCCGAGAACGCGCTGCGGGGTCGGCCCCGGGATGAAGAGGCCCTGAAAGACGAGCAGATCAAGAAGCTCAAGCAGAAGATTGGGGACTTGGTGATCGACAACGACATTTTACGGGAGGCCTTGAAACCGTACCCTTTAGACCGGAAGACATCCGACGCGTGAGAGCCACGTTGCCGGGTGTCTCGGAACGGCGAAGTTGTCGGGTCTTGGCGGTCGGGCGCGCGAGCCTGCACCGTGCGTCCTTGGGGCCTCGCCGCTCTGTGGCCGTGGACCCGCCGTGGATCGAACCGCTCCAGCAGTTGATTCAGCAGCATCCCACCTTCGGCTATCGGCATCTCTGGGCTGTGCTGCGTGGTCAGACGCCCTGCCGCGTGAATAAAAAAGCGGTGTATCGCGTGCTGCGGCAGAAACGGTGGTTGGTGCATCAGCGGTTGTGTACCCCGCGGCCGCGAGTACAGGGCTGGGTGAGTCGCGCCAGTCGCAGTGATGAACGGTGGGCCATGGACGTGACGCATATCGCCTGTGGGCAAGACGGCTGGGCACACCTCGCCGCGGTCATTGATTGTCATGATCGGGAAATCGTGGGCTATGAATTCGCGTTACGGAGTCGGGCGAAGGAAGCTGAGCGCGCTGTCGAAGCCGCTTGCCTGCAGCGCTTCGGGACACTCAGGCCTACGAACGCGCCGGTCTTACGCAGCGATAACGGGCTGATTTTCCAGAGTCGTCGGTTTCGCCAGGCTTGTCGAGACTATCGGCTGCAGCAGGAGTTCATTACGCCCTATACGCCGGAACAAAATGGGATGATTGAGCGGTTCTTTCGGAGTCTGAAAGAAGAGTGCGTCTGGCAGCACACGTTCCAGACGTTTGAGGAGGCGCGGCGGATCATTCGGGACTGGGTTCACTGGTACAACGAAAGCCGGCCCCATAGCGCCCTGGGGTATCGGAGCCCGACCCAATACCGGGCGCAACAGTCAACTCAGGTGGCTTGATTTTAGGGGAGCACTACACTGCCACAATAAGCGAATGAACAGAAAAGTGCATTGAAGTTCTTATGTGTCCCTGAATTCAAGTCATTGAGATTGACATTTTCTTTCCTCCGACACCGGCGGGTTCATCAAGTTCATATGGACTTCCCCTTCGATGTAGGGCTACAAGTTCTGGCTGTGGAGCTGGTGCGTGGATATCTATGTGGCCTCGTGGGGAACCTGTGTTTGGAGAGCACGAATGCTCACCAGGGCCGGGCCCTCGTCAGCAACGCGGTCTCAAAGGGCCAGTCCTGCTGGCAGGGTATCCGACGCCGGTCTGACCGGTCATGCCATCAACTCCTGAGCCCTACACTCAGTCGTGCCGTAGCACACTCGTGCTTCCGCCCTGGCCCAGGGGCTCCCTCCGGCGTGAAATTAGGGACAGCCAGTGGCCCGCTATACCCCTAGGATGCGAGCTGGCTCGGTTACCAGGGTGACCACCGTTCCCGCAGTTTTGCCCGGACATAGGCGGCTAACCGTGCGTGCCTCAGTCGTCACGCTCGTAGCGTCTACTGGCGCCCCCGCTGCACATCGACTGGGTACCTAAGTTGGCATAGCCGTCGTCCGGATCGGTGTTACGTCGAACTTCGCGACTGACGGTGCTCGGATCTCGTCCGTTCGCTGGGCAACCTCAAAGGCGTTAGCAGTAGGCGAAGGAGTCCAGCCAGCGGTGTTCTTGCATCACTCAGAGGCTCAACTGTACTGCACGGAGTATGACTTTCCTCGCTCGCTGTAGCCTTATGGGACCGACTTTATGAGTATCCCTCATAGCTCCCCCACAACCTCGATATCCATGATGGTCATAGAGGTCAGAATGGTTCCCCCTCAACCTGTCGGGAGGGGTTTAAGCGGGGTTGGAGTAATTAATCGCTCCATCGGTAGTTTGGTAATATTGTGCCTGTCTGATCGGGGTGATATTTTCCGGTGGAAATTATAAAAGTCTAATTCAATATTCTCTAATAGCCTTGAGCTTTCTAATGTTGTAGAATTGATACTCGTTTGATTCTTTGGACATTTTCTTGGATGGATACAGCTTCATGGCCCCTCCAATGGTGGGTTGTGCTTTTCTGGAATTATGGGAAAGTAGGGCTCTGAGGCGGGCATGTTCGTTAGCTGAAGAGGAGATCTGTGGATGAAAGAATTCTTGCCTTTTCATAGATCTGATGTTGGCGAAGAAGAAGTATCAGAAGTGGTGGATGTGCTTCGCTCCGGGTGGTTGACGACGGGTCCCAAGGTGCGGGAATTTGAGCGGGAATTTGCTGCAATGGTCGGAGCCGAGCATGCTGTTGCAGTTAATTCCTGTACGGCCGCCCTCCATCTTGCCCTTGAAGCAGCTGGTGTGAGCGAGGGAGATGAAGTACTGGTCCCGACGATGACCTTTGCCGCAACGGCTGAGGTGGTGACCTACTTCAAAGCACGACCAGTTCTGATTGATTGCCTGCCGGACACGCTGAATCTAAACACGGATCTTATCCAACAGGCCATCACAGATAAAACGAAAGCGATCATCCCCGTCCATTTTGCTGGACATCCGTGCGACCTGAAACCCATTCACACGATCGCACAGGCTCATAATTTACACGTGATCGAAGATGCTGCCCATGCTTTGCCGACACGATATCATGGTAAAATGATCGGGGGAATCTCCGATGCTACGTGTTTTTCGTTCTACGCAACGAAGAATATTACCACCGGCGAAGGCGGAATGGTTACTACTAATAACGCCGAGTGGGCTACTCGCATGCGGATGATGAGTTTGCACGGTCTCAGTCGGGATGCGTGGAATCGCTACTCTGCGCAAGGTTCGTGGTATTACGAAATACTCTCGCCTGGTTTTAAGTACAATCTGACTGATATTGCCGCGGCGCTTGGTTTGGCCCAACTGAAGAAGTGTGAACGTTTTTGGAAAGGGCGTGAGCATTATGCCGCTCTCTATCAGGAAGGTTTCCAAGATCTTCCCGAGATTACGTGTCCTCCAACCACTCCTGATGTACAGCACGCATGGCATTTGTATGTCATCCAATTGAATGTGGATTGTTTGCAGATCAGTCGCGATGAATTTATCCGTCAACTGCAGCAAGCCGGTATAGGCTGCAGCGTGCATTTTATTCCCCTCCATTTGCATCCCTATCATCGGGATAGGGGGGGCTATCGACCAGAAGATTTCCCTGTTGCTAGTGCGGCGTTCCAACGAATCGTTTCATTGCCGCTGTACTCTAAGATGACGGAAGAAGAGGT contains the following coding sequences:
- a CDS encoding DUF1153 domain-containing protein, with the translated sequence MASESVDPIERWTAKRRMTLVVSILKGEASVAEAARKHGLTVAEVEDWREKFLLGAENALRGRPRDEEALKDEQIKKLKQKIGDLVIDNDILREALKPYPLDRKTSDA
- a CDS encoding IS3 family transposase; translated protein: MRATLPGVSERRSCRVLAVGRASLHRASLGPRRSVAVDPPWIEPLQQLIQQHPTFGYRHLWAVLRGQTPCRVNKKAVYRVLRQKRWLVHQRLCTPRPRVQGWVSRASRSDERWAMDVTHIACGQDGWAHLAAVIDCHDREIVGYEFALRSRAKEAERAVEAACLQRFGTLRPTNAPVLRSDNGLIFQSRRFRQACRDYRLQQEFITPYTPEQNGMIERFFRSLKEECVWQHTFQTFEEARRIIRDWVHWYNESRPHSALGYRSPTQYRAQQSTQVA
- a CDS encoding DegT/DnrJ/EryC1/StrS family aminotransferase, whose amino-acid sequence is MKEFLPFHRSDVGEEEVSEVVDVLRSGWLTTGPKVREFEREFAAMVGAEHAVAVNSCTAALHLALEAAGVSEGDEVLVPTMTFAATAEVVTYFKARPVLIDCLPDTLNLNTDLIQQAITDKTKAIIPVHFAGHPCDLKPIHTIAQAHNLHVIEDAAHALPTRYHGKMIGGISDATCFSFYATKNITTGEGGMVTTNNAEWATRMRMMSLHGLSRDAWNRYSAQGSWYYEILSPGFKYNLTDIAAALGLAQLKKCERFWKGREHYAALYQEGFQDLPEITCPPTTPDVQHAWHLYVIQLNVDCLQISRDEFIRQLQQAGIGCSVHFIPLHLHPYHRDRGGYRPEDFPVASAAFQRIVSLPLYSKMTEEEVNRVIETVHDLVKRNRR